The following are encoded together in the Kribbella sp. CA-293567 genome:
- the gnd gene encoding phosphogluconate dehydrogenase (NAD(+)-dependent, decarboxylating), translating into MELGLVGLGKMGGNMRERIRAAGLTVVGFDHNQAISDATDLADMVGQLTATGQPKVVWVMVPVQAIDPVLTELAELLSEGDIVIDGGNSRWTDDIRRAELLSHKGIKFVDCGVSGGVWGLENGYALMCGGDAETVAAVMPIFTALKPEGEFGFVHAGQVGAGHFAKMVHNGIEYAIMQAYAEGFELLEAAEIVENVPEAFDSWREGTVIRSWLLDLMVNALKEDTHLDKIRGYADDSGEGRWTVEAAIDHAVPVPAIAASLFARFASRQEDSPAMKAIAAMRNQFGGHAVKGASADPSYATPPAKH; encoded by the coding sequence ATGGAGCTCGGCCTTGTCGGTCTCGGCAAGATGGGCGGCAACATGCGCGAGCGGATTCGCGCTGCAGGCCTGACCGTCGTCGGTTTCGATCACAACCAAGCCATCTCCGATGCGACGGACCTGGCCGACATGGTCGGGCAGCTGACGGCGACCGGCCAGCCCAAGGTGGTCTGGGTGATGGTGCCGGTGCAGGCCATCGACCCGGTGCTGACCGAGCTGGCCGAGTTGCTGTCCGAAGGCGACATCGTGATCGACGGCGGCAACAGCCGGTGGACCGATGACATCCGCCGGGCCGAACTGCTTTCCCACAAGGGCATCAAGTTCGTCGACTGCGGTGTCTCCGGTGGCGTCTGGGGTCTCGAGAATGGCTACGCCCTGATGTGTGGCGGAGACGCTGAGACAGTCGCCGCGGTGATGCCCATCTTCACGGCGCTCAAGCCCGAGGGTGAGTTCGGTTTCGTGCACGCCGGCCAGGTCGGCGCCGGTCACTTCGCCAAGATGGTCCACAACGGCATCGAGTACGCGATCATGCAGGCGTACGCCGAGGGCTTCGAGCTGCTCGAGGCCGCGGAGATCGTCGAGAACGTGCCGGAGGCGTTCGACTCCTGGCGCGAGGGCACGGTGATCCGGTCCTGGCTGCTCGACCTGATGGTCAACGCGCTCAAGGAAGACACCCACCTGGACAAGATCCGCGGGTACGCCGACGACTCGGGTGAAGGTCGCTGGACCGTCGAGGCCGCGATCGACCACGCCGTCCCGGTGCCGGCCATCGCCGCGTCGCTGTTCGCGCGGTTCGCCTCCCGCCAGGAAGACTCCCCCGCGATGAAGGCGATCGCGGCGATGCGCAACCAGTTCGGTGGTCACGCCGTCAAGGGCGCGTCCGCGGACCCGTCGTACGCGACTCCCCCGGCCAAGCACTGA
- the dnaN gene encoding DNA polymerase III subunit beta, producing the protein MKFRVERDVLAESVAWAARSLPSRPSVPILAGLLVEAEEGQITLSGFDYETSVRVTVPAQVADAGKCLISGRLVADISKSLPNQPVDFAVDGAKAQVTCGTSRFTLQTLPTEEYPALPDLPAASGTVRSDVFAQAVAQVVTAAGREDTLPVLTGVRVEIEGSTISLLATDRYRLAIRELEWSPESPDASAAALIPARVLSETAKAMTGTTITVSLAAPGSGEGIVGFEGEVSGGNRRATTRLLDGEFPKVRGIIPTDAAIATRVRIETATLVEAVKRVALVAERNAPVRLTFSDDTVTLDAGSGDEAQASESIEARVVGEPVTVGFNPTYLLDGLNAIGTSVAHLAFTQATKPAELTGVKDFDGDPIAEFRYVLMPVRLNS; encoded by the coding sequence GTGAAGTTTCGCGTCGAGCGCGACGTACTGGCCGAGTCGGTGGCCTGGGCCGCGCGCAGCTTGCCCAGTCGACCCAGTGTTCCGATCCTTGCCGGCCTTCTGGTCGAAGCCGAAGAAGGCCAGATCACTCTGTCCGGCTTCGACTACGAGACCTCCGTGCGAGTGACCGTCCCCGCTCAGGTGGCGGACGCCGGAAAATGCCTGATCTCCGGCCGGCTGGTCGCCGACATCTCGAAGAGTCTCCCGAATCAGCCCGTGGACTTCGCTGTGGACGGCGCCAAGGCGCAGGTCACCTGCGGCACTTCCCGGTTCACGCTCCAAACGCTTCCCACAGAGGAATATCCGGCTCTGCCGGATCTCCCCGCGGCCAGCGGCACGGTCCGGAGCGACGTTTTCGCTCAGGCGGTCGCTCAGGTCGTCACCGCGGCCGGCCGGGAAGACACGCTTCCGGTGCTCACCGGCGTCCGGGTCGAGATCGAAGGCTCCACGATCTCGCTGCTGGCCACCGACCGGTACCGATTGGCGATCCGCGAGCTCGAATGGAGCCCGGAAAGCCCAGATGCCTCTGCTGCAGCCCTTATCCCGGCCAGAGTGCTCTCGGAAACCGCGAAAGCGATGACCGGAACGACCATCACGGTCTCGCTGGCCGCTCCTGGCAGCGGCGAGGGCATCGTCGGCTTCGAGGGTGAGGTGTCCGGTGGCAACCGGCGCGCCACCACCCGGTTGCTCGACGGTGAGTTCCCGAAGGTCCGCGGCATCATCCCGACCGACGCGGCGATCGCGACCCGGGTCCGGATCGAGACCGCGACCCTGGTCGAGGCCGTCAAGCGGGTCGCGCTGGTCGCCGAGCGGAACGCGCCGGTCCGGCTGACGTTCTCCGACGACACCGTGACGCTGGATGCCGGCTCCGGCGACGAAGCTCAGGCGTCGGAGTCGATCGAGGCGCGCGTGGTTGGCGAGCCGGTTACGGTGGGTTTCAACCCGACGTACCTGCTGGACGGCCTGAACGCGATCGGCACCTCGGTCGCGCACCTGGCTTTCACGCAGGCGACGAAGCCGGCCGAACTGACCGGCGTGAAAGATTTCGACGGCGACCCGATAGCTGAGTTCCGGTACGTGCTGATGCCGGTCCGCCTGAACAGCTGA